A single region of the Salvia miltiorrhiza cultivar Shanhuang (shh) chromosome 8, IMPLAD_Smil_shh, whole genome shotgun sequence genome encodes:
- the LOC130998647 gene encoding uncharacterized protein LOC130998647, producing the protein MGVPVTYQVNNAYYTSGYYLTDGINPNWPVFVKSPTHPTDPKGKRFKVMQEAARKDIERAFGVLQARWAIVKGPSRLWSKEAMIDIMFTCIILHNMIIEDEGEQETQWEEDADEASSSAASQPRAGVPPDFRAFVARQASMRDAKMHARLTLDLKEHIWSRLEYASSGMRQLWNRQLWNHQLWNRQLGRHQVWSLALPWSRASSGAQLCHVRQSALELSSALEA; encoded by the exons ATGGGGGTGCCGGTCACATATCAAGTCAACAACGCCTACTACACAAGTGGGTACTACTTGACTGACGGCATCAATCCCAATTGGCCTGTATTCGTGAAGAGTCCTACACATCCGACGGATCCGAAGGGGAAGAGGTTCAAAGTGATGCAGGAAGCGGCTCGCAAGGATATTGAACGAGCCTTCGGCgtccttcaagctcgttgggcaATCGTCAAAGGCCCATCGCGTCTTTGGAGCAAGGAGGCGATGATCGACATCATGTTCACgtgcatcattttgcacaacatgatcatcgaAGACGAAGGCGAGCAAGAAACACAgtgggaagaagacgccgacgaAGCTTCGAGTAGCGCCGCATCTCAACCTCGTGCCGGTGTTCCGCCGGATTTTCGTGCATTTGTTGCTCGACAAGCATCCATGCGAGACGCGAAGATGCATGCTCGCCTCACTTTGGActtgaaggagcacatttggtctc GTCTGGAATACGCCAGCTCTGGGATGCGCCAGCTCTGGAATCGCCAGCTCTGGAATCACCAACTCTGGAATCGCCAGCTCGGAAGACACCAGGTCTGGAGCTTAGCTCTGCCCTGGTCTAGAGCCAGCTCTGGAGCTCAGCTCTGTCATGTACGTCAGTCAGCTCTGGAGTTGAGCTCTGCCCTGGAAGCTTGA